One part of the Halobacteria archaeon AArc-dxtr1 genome encodes these proteins:
- a CDS encoding 30S ribosomal protein S14: protein MTDTDPEDGRTGNQRVCRDTGREQGLIGKYDIWLCRQSFREMARDMGFRKYS, encoded by the coding sequence ATGACTGATACCGATCCCGAGGATGGACGTACCGGAAATCAACGCGTCTGCAGAGACACTGGTCGAGAACAGGGCTTGATCGGCAAGTACGATATTTGGCTGTGTCGGCAGTCGTTTCGGGAGATGGCCCGCGACATGGGCTTTCGAAAGTACAGCTGA
- a CDS encoding FAD/NAD(P)-binding protein, producing the protein MRRTDAVVTIVGGGVHGVHLAVRLLQADLVDPGELRIVDSSGLLDSFRRKCRQCGMVEFRSPLVHHVDTDPFSLRDFARTHGREDELIPSTIGAERPTVSLFFDHAESLCEQYDLESIRVDAHVTNIVDQGDSVEIQTTAGPVRSQWCLLAVGHGGSVTYPAWATDLASTEPVTHVWDSGFDPGAIGETSTVGIVGGGITAAQLATTLAQPGRDVILFARSPFRVETIEASTDWMHFSGRIEDLHARPPGSRAREELVVDARYDGTMPPYVFRRLQRAFEREWIELERSEIAVATEAGGAVVVTCQDDSAFCLDKLVCATGFGSPYDGELFRHLRHQSTLQTGYRGAPVLDDDTLRWMRQDGAPSRIAVSGVAAQQVLGPFARNVIGARRAGKLIVGFLESERTAEKRTATL; encoded by the coding sequence ATGAGACGCACCGACGCGGTAGTCACGATTGTCGGTGGCGGTGTCCACGGCGTTCATCTCGCTGTTCGGCTATTACAAGCGGATCTGGTCGACCCGGGTGAGCTTCGTATCGTTGACTCCTCGGGCCTTCTCGACTCGTTTCGCCGGAAGTGCCGCCAGTGTGGAATGGTCGAGTTTCGATCACCACTTGTCCACCACGTCGATACCGATCCGTTTTCACTCAGGGACTTTGCCCGAACACACGGGCGCGAAGACGAGCTCATTCCGAGTACGATTGGGGCGGAGCGACCGACTGTGTCGTTGTTTTTTGATCACGCGGAGTCACTTTGCGAGCAGTACGATCTCGAGTCGATCCGGGTCGACGCTCATGTTACGAATATCGTCGATCAAGGCGACTCCGTCGAGATCCAGACAACCGCCGGGCCTGTTCGCTCCCAGTGGTGTCTCCTCGCTGTCGGCCACGGTGGCTCGGTCACCTATCCAGCGTGGGCGACGGACCTGGCCTCGACGGAACCGGTAACTCACGTCTGGGATTCGGGGTTCGACCCTGGTGCTATCGGGGAGACGTCGACGGTCGGAATCGTCGGAGGCGGGATTACTGCGGCACAGCTTGCCACGACGCTCGCTCAACCGGGCCGCGACGTCATCCTCTTCGCTCGAAGCCCGTTTCGCGTCGAGACGATCGAGGCGAGCACCGACTGGATGCATTTCTCGGGGCGTATCGAGGACCTCCACGCCCGTCCACCCGGTTCGCGTGCTCGCGAGGAACTGGTTGTCGACGCCCGATACGACGGAACGATGCCTCCGTACGTGTTTCGTCGACTACAGCGAGCGTTCGAGCGAGAATGGATCGAACTCGAACGATCGGAGATTGCGGTTGCAACCGAAGCCGGCGGAGCAGTCGTCGTCACCTGTCAGGATGACAGCGCGTTCTGTCTCGACAAACTAGTTTGTGCGACGGGGTTTGGATCACCATACGACGGTGAGCTGTTCCGTCATCTTCGCCACCAATCGACGCTACAGACGGGCTATCGCGGGGCGCCAGTTCTCGACGACGATACGCTCCGGTGGATGCGCCAGGACGGGGCGCCCTCGCGGATTGCGGTTTCGGGCGTCGCCGCACAGCAGGTCCTTGGACCGTTCGCTCGCAATGTGATCGGTGCCAGGCGGGCGGGAAAATTGATCGTTGGATTCCTCGAGTCCGAACGCACCGCCGAGAAACGAACAGCCACGCTGTGA
- a CDS encoding DUF5783 family protein, with protein MTDFDPEQFEDKYANYFPELQQAYKNAFNRMNDRYDSELVHAIDQQVLNESEPFYEDEDGFRVELPDEPYKRLSGVIVEEERFETVLDAHVTEIETELERVFGL; from the coding sequence ATGACGGACTTCGATCCCGAGCAGTTCGAGGACAAGTACGCGAACTACTTCCCAGAGCTCCAGCAGGCGTACAAGAACGCGTTCAACCGCATGAACGACCGATACGACTCCGAGTTGGTCCACGCGATCGACCAGCAGGTACTAAACGAGAGCGAACCGTTCTATGAAGACGAGGACGGGTTCCGCGTCGAGCTTCCCGACGAGCCCTACAAGCGGCTCTCTGGCGTGATCGTCGAGGAAGAACGGTTCGAGACGGTTCTTGATGCCCACGTCACAGAGATCGAAACGGAGCTGGAGCGCGTATTCGGACTCTAG
- a CDS encoding NifU family protein: MSTETQEGDDLEERVTNFLRRNFPQIQMHGGSAAIQDIDRETGEVHIQLGGACSGCGISPMTIQAIKSRMVKEIPEIQKVHAGTGMDGGDEMGGGMSPSFPGETVDDGEADEGPEAPF, translated from the coding sequence ATGAGCACCGAAACCCAAGAGGGAGACGACCTGGAAGAACGAGTCACCAACTTCCTGCGTCGAAACTTCCCGCAGATTCAGATGCACGGCGGCAGCGCGGCGATCCAGGACATCGACCGGGAGACCGGCGAGGTCCACATCCAGCTCGGCGGTGCCTGCAGTGGCTGTGGCATCTCCCCGATGACGATCCAGGCGATCAAGAGCCGGATGGTAAAGGAGATCCCGGAGATTCAAAAAGTGCACGCGGGAACCGGAATGGACGGCGGTGACGAAATGGGTGGCGGGATGAGCCCGTCGTTCCCCGGCGAGACCGTCGACGACGGCGAGGCAGACGAAGGACCAGAAGCTCCGTTCTAA
- the hemC gene encoding hydroxymethylbilane synthase, translating to MNTRGTIRLATRGSTLARRQAGLVAEALENRRYEVELVTVETTGDQLTDELIHRLGKTGAFVRELDERVLSGDVDGAIHSMKDMPTEQPSELVTAGVPERGAPGDLLLTPDGTGLEELPEGATVGTSSLRRGAQLRAERPDLEIEPLRGNVDTRIEKLLAPALQREHQERSEADKERKGNAGDSYKPSYDDKSGDEEGTDDQTVDDWFDDLSELEKEALGREVDVEYDAIVLAEAGLERSGLAHHVEYERLPLSEFVPAPGQGALAVTATDGETARDLQTLLDHPRSRVETTVERSILAELGGGCIAPIGIYAVLQGEYVHASVAVFDREGEESIRESRDLPVESHAEAAREFAGDLRERGAADLIEAARRAAEDEGDEEAEDEDEGERADNAAAVPDRTDEVEEER from the coding sequence ATGAACACGCGTGGGACGATACGGCTGGCGACGCGGGGATCGACGCTTGCCCGACGGCAGGCGGGCCTCGTCGCGGAGGCACTCGAGAACCGGCGGTACGAGGTCGAACTCGTCACCGTCGAGACGACCGGCGACCAGCTCACAGACGAGCTCATCCACCGGCTCGGAAAGACCGGGGCGTTCGTGCGGGAACTGGACGAGCGAGTCCTCTCGGGCGACGTCGACGGCGCGATTCACTCCATGAAGGACATGCCGACCGAACAGCCCAGCGAGCTCGTGACGGCGGGCGTCCCCGAGCGAGGTGCTCCCGGAGACCTTCTCCTGACACCCGACGGAACCGGGCTCGAGGAGTTGCCCGAGGGAGCGACCGTCGGTACCTCGAGTCTGCGCCGGGGCGCCCAGCTTCGAGCCGAGCGACCCGACCTCGAGATCGAACCGCTTCGCGGGAACGTCGACACCCGGATTGAGAAGCTACTCGCGCCCGCGCTCCAGCGCGAACATCAGGAGCGAAGCGAGGCCGACAAGGAGCGCAAAGGGAACGCAGGAGACAGCTACAAGCCGTCGTACGACGACAAAAGCGGGGACGAGGAGGGGACCGACGACCAGACGGTCGACGACTGGTTCGACGACCTGTCGGAACTCGAAAAGGAAGCCCTCGGCCGCGAAGTCGACGTCGAGTACGACGCGATCGTACTGGCGGAGGCGGGCCTCGAGCGAAGCGGGCTGGCCCACCACGTCGAGTACGAGCGCCTCCCGCTCTCGGAGTTCGTCCCCGCACCCGGCCAGGGTGCACTCGCGGTGACGGCGACCGACGGCGAGACGGCTCGCGACCTCCAGACGCTGCTGGATCACCCGCGCAGCCGCGTCGAGACGACCGTCGAGCGCTCGATTCTCGCCGAACTGGGCGGGGGCTGTATCGCACCGATCGGCATCTACGCCGTCCTCCAGGGCGAGTACGTCCACGCATCCGTCGCAGTCTTCGACCGCGAGGGCGAGGAGTCGATCCGGGAGAGCCGGGACCTGCCGGTCGAGAGCCACGCGGAGGCCGCCCGCGAGTTCGCCGGCGACCTCCGAGAGCGTGGCGCAGCCGACCTGATCGAGGCGGCTCGTAGAGCAGCGGAAGATGAGGGAGACGAGGAAGCTGAGGACGAAGACGAAGGGGAAAGAGCGGACAACGCAGCCGCCGTCCCCGATCGGACCGACGAGGTGGAAGAGGAGCGATGA
- a CDS encoding uroporphyrinogen-III synthase, whose protein sequence is MRDLSVAVFRPDDERLSEAVELVDSLGATAVPDPMLAVDPTGDSPRSDADYAVLTSKTGVELAAEAGWDPEGATVCAIGPKTADALRGAGYEVDFIPETYTSSGLVAGIEADGAETAGGHEIDVDGTRVEVARSDHGSDVLTDGLENAGAYVHETVLYRLVRPAGSGESAELAAAGDLDAACFTSSLTVEHFLEAAAEQGIREAAVEGLTDAVVGVIGEPTRETAAGHGIDVDVVPSEATFEALACDTVERAAPTYHE, encoded by the coding sequence ATGAGAGATCTCAGCGTCGCCGTCTTCCGGCCCGATGACGAACGGCTCAGCGAGGCCGTCGAACTGGTCGACTCGCTAGGTGCGACCGCCGTTCCGGATCCGATGCTCGCGGTCGACCCAACGGGGGACTCCCCCCGATCGGACGCCGACTACGCCGTTCTGACGAGCAAGACCGGCGTCGAACTCGCCGCCGAGGCGGGCTGGGATCCCGAGGGCGCGACCGTCTGTGCCATCGGTCCGAAGACCGCCGATGCTCTCCGCGGTGCCGGCTACGAGGTCGATTTCATCCCCGAGACGTACACGTCGAGCGGACTGGTTGCCGGGATCGAGGCAGACGGCGCCGAGACGGCAGGCGGACACGAGATCGACGTCGACGGCACGCGCGTCGAGGTCGCCCGCAGCGATCACGGTAGCGACGTCTTGACTGACGGTCTCGAGAACGCGGGCGCGTACGTCCACGAGACGGTTCTCTATCGCCTCGTCAGACCCGCAGGGAGCGGCGAGTCAGCCGAACTGGCCGCGGCGGGAGATCTCGACGCCGCCTGCTTTACCTCCTCACTGACCGTCGAGCACTTCCTCGAGGCGGCAGCCGAGCAAGGGATCCGCGAGGCCGCCGTCGAGGGGCTCACGGACGCGGTCGTCGGCGTCATCGGTGAGCCGACCCGGGAGACGGCGGCTGGACACGGCATCGACGTCGACGTGGTGCCCAGCGAGGCCACGTTCGAAGCACTGGCCTGTGACACGGTCGAACGGGCCGCGCCGACGTACCACGAGTGA
- a CDS encoding ketopantoate reductase family protein — translation MEIVVFGAGSLGSLVGGLLADDHAVTLVGRPDHTDAVRDSGLRLTGAFERTVHPQATADGSNLAGDLALLTVKAFDTEDAARTLATGSFDAICSLQNGMGNEETLARYTDAEILSGTATYGAVLREPGVVECTGLGEIALGPHGGGQSPVSDRLSDTPGDLALTAATDMPRRQWEKLAINAGINPVTALTRRRNRVVLEPAATPISRAATREAARLARERGVSLSNREAVSAMESVAEATAENTSSMLQDVAAGGPTEIDAISGYVADAAAAAGLDAPTNRLLAALVRTTSAKTNLENR, via the coding sequence ATGGAAATCGTCGTCTTCGGCGCCGGCAGCCTCGGCAGCCTCGTTGGCGGGCTGCTCGCCGACGATCATGCCGTCACCCTCGTCGGCCGACCGGACCACACCGACGCCGTCCGGGACTCCGGGCTGCGACTGACTGGTGCGTTCGAGCGCACCGTCCATCCGCAGGCGACCGCTGACGGCTCGAATCTGGCCGGCGACCTCGCGCTCCTCACGGTCAAGGCGTTCGACACCGAAGACGCGGCTCGAACGCTTGCAACGGGCTCGTTCGACGCGATCTGCTCTCTCCAGAACGGAATGGGTAACGAGGAGACGCTCGCGCGCTACACGGATGCCGAGATTCTTTCGGGGACGGCGACCTACGGCGCGGTTCTGCGTGAACCGGGCGTCGTCGAGTGTACCGGTCTCGGTGAGATCGCTCTGGGACCCCACGGCGGAGGGCAATCGCCGGTTTCGGATCGTCTCTCCGACACACCCGGCGACCTAGCCCTGACTGCGGCCACCGATATGCCCCGACGCCAGTGGGAAAAGCTCGCGATCAACGCCGGCATCAATCCGGTGACGGCACTGACTCGGCGCCGCAATCGCGTCGTCCTGGAGCCGGCGGCAACTCCAATTTCCCGGGCCGCGACTCGTGAGGCTGCCCGCCTCGCCCGCGAGCGAGGCGTCTCGCTCTCGAATCGCGAGGCCGTCTCGGCGATGGAGTCCGTCGCGGAGGCGACCGCAGAGAACACCTCCTCGATGCTCCAGGATGTCGCTGCCGGCGGCCCAACGGAGATCGACGCCATCTCGGGGTACGTAGCCGACGCTGCGGCTGCCGCTGGGCTCGACGCGCCAACGAACCGACTGCTCGCGGCGCTGGTCCGTACAACGTCAGCAAAAACGAACCTCGAAAACCGTTAG
- a CDS encoding GTP-binding protein: MEEQTIPVTVLSGTLGAGKTTTLNHLLHEGGDRDLAVLVNDMGEVNVDADLVAESSDISAEDEELVELSNGCICCELRGDLLDAVGNLTREREFDALIVESTGVAEPLPVAQTLTHGFDQSDLDPTEFYEETGIEPLEHCHLDTTVTVVDAHQFHEAMQSDEILDDDGTEKHLGDLLVEQVEFCDVLLLNKCDLVDQTTLEEIEETLEMLQPRAEIIRTTNGQVDIDEVVETGRFDFEEASQSAGWIQELQEPHQSAEDEHGVTSFVFEARRPFHPERFAELLDAFPEEVVRSKGHFWLAGREEMALMLNVAGQSIRVALAGNWIATLPPEEREEQFDAYPELEEMWDEQWGDRGSQLVLIGTEMDHESIREHLELCLLTDEEMDAEWDAFDDRFPTFEEPAQLEDGEPEQHDGQTEIGIAD; this comes from the coding sequence ATGGAAGAGCAGACGATCCCTGTAACGGTGCTTTCGGGAACACTGGGTGCGGGGAAGACGACGACGCTGAACCACCTCCTACACGAGGGCGGCGACCGCGATCTCGCCGTGCTGGTCAACGACATGGGCGAGGTCAACGTCGACGCCGACCTCGTCGCCGAGTCCTCGGACATTTCCGCCGAAGACGAAGAGCTAGTCGAGCTCTCGAACGGCTGCATCTGCTGTGAGCTACGCGGAGACTTACTCGACGCCGTCGGGAACCTCACCCGCGAGCGCGAGTTCGACGCGCTCATCGTCGAGTCGACCGGCGTCGCCGAACCGCTTCCGGTCGCTCAGACGCTTACACACGGGTTCGACCAGTCTGATCTCGATCCGACCGAGTTCTACGAGGAGACGGGTATCGAACCGCTCGAACACTGCCATCTCGATACGACCGTGACGGTCGTCGACGCCCACCAGTTCCACGAGGCGATGCAGTCCGACGAGATTCTCGACGACGACGGCACCGAAAAACATCTCGGCGACCTCCTCGTCGAGCAAGTCGAGTTCTGTGACGTCCTCTTGCTCAACAAGTGCGATCTCGTCGACCAAACGACCCTCGAGGAAATCGAGGAGACCCTCGAGATGCTCCAGCCCCGCGCGGAAATCATCCGGACGACCAATGGACAGGTCGACATCGACGAGGTTGTAGAGACCGGTCGGTTCGACTTCGAGGAGGCGAGCCAGTCGGCCGGTTGGATACAAGAACTCCAAGAACCTCACCAGTCCGCCGAAGACGAACACGGCGTCACCTCCTTCGTTTTCGAAGCTCGCCGTCCCTTTCACCCCGAGCGCTTCGCCGAACTACTTGACGCGTTTCCAGAGGAAGTCGTCCGATCCAAGGGCCATTTCTGGCTCGCTGGGCGCGAGGAGATGGCGCTCATGTTGAACGTCGCTGGACAGTCGATTCGGGTTGCCCTCGCCGGCAACTGGATCGCCACCCTCCCACCCGAAGAGCGCGAAGAGCAGTTCGACGCCTACCCTGAACTCGAGGAGATGTGGGACGAACAGTGGGGCGACCGCGGCAGTCAACTGGTACTGATCGGCACCGAGATGGACCACGAGTCGATCCGAGAACATCTCGAACTCTGTCTGCTCACGGACGAGGAGATGGACGCCGAGTGGGATGCATTCGACGATCGATTCCCGACGTTCGAGGAGCCAGCACAGCTCGAAGACGGTGAGCCAGAACAACACGATGGCCAGACGGAGATCGGAATCGCAGATTGA
- the cobA gene encoding uroporphyrinogen-III C-methyltransferase, with amino-acid sequence MTAGATDTEAGTVALVGSGPGDPELLTVKAKRLLAEADVILHDKLPGPKIIEELPEAKREDVGKRAGGERTPQSEINERLVELARDGKSVVRLKGGDSFVFGRGGEEAEYLAEHGIPFEVVPGVTSPIAAPAVAGIPVTHRDHASSVSFVTGHEDPTKDESAVDWEALAATGGTIVVLMGVGRLPDYTAALREAGMGPETPVALVERGTWPGQRVATGSLQTIVDVRDEAGIEPPAVTVIGEVAATRERVQEFLANESGSNGGAI; translated from the coding sequence ATGACGGCCGGAGCGACCGACACCGAAGCCGGAACCGTCGCGCTCGTCGGCAGCGGCCCCGGCGATCCGGAGCTGCTGACGGTGAAAGCGAAGCGGCTGCTGGCGGAGGCGGACGTGATCCTCCACGACAAGCTGCCAGGTCCGAAGATCATCGAGGAGCTACCCGAGGCAAAGCGCGAGGACGTCGGCAAGCGCGCAGGCGGCGAGCGCACGCCCCAGTCCGAGATCAACGAGCGACTGGTCGAGCTTGCCCGCGACGGAAAGTCGGTGGTGCGGCTCAAAGGCGGCGACTCGTTCGTCTTCGGCCGCGGCGGCGAGGAAGCCGAATACCTCGCCGAGCACGGAATTCCTTTCGAGGTCGTCCCCGGCGTGACCTCCCCGATCGCCGCCCCCGCAGTGGCGGGAATCCCCGTTACCCACCGCGATCACGCCTCCTCGGTCTCGTTCGTCACGGGCCACGAGGACCCCACCAAGGACGAGTCCGCGGTCGACTGGGAGGCCCTCGCCGCCACTGGCGGCACCATCGTCGTCCTGATGGGCGTGGGTCGACTGCCCGACTACACCGCCGCGCTCCGCGAGGCTGGAATGGGCCCTGAGACGCCGGTCGCGCTCGTCGAGCGCGGGACGTGGCCCGGCCAGCGCGTCGCCACCGGCTCCCTACAGACAATCGTCGACGTCCGCGACGAGGCCGGCATCGAGCCGCCCGCAGTGACGGTTATCGGCGAGGTGGCGGCCACCAGAGAGCGCGTCCAGGAGTTTCTCGCGAACGAATCAGGATCGAATGGAGGAGCAATATGA
- a CDS encoding CoA transferase — translation MTGDRILEGVRVLDLTTFVTGGFCSLMLANQGAEVVKVERPGAGDDNRHSGPPFIDGESPYFWTVNYGKQSVELDLKSEAGREALYELASEADVFIQNYRPGTAARLDVDEETIRAHNDEIIYCAISAFGQTGPWRERPGYDLLVQGMSGIMSVTGEPDGRPLKVGLPTTDLITAMWAAFGISTALYRRERTGEGEYIDLAMLDAALPWLTKQAGKVFAGESPSRMGTKDPVLAPYQTFETKDGYINVACLNQKLWRALCTAIDRPELAEDERFATNADRVEHMDELEAELEETLQELTTSEWMTLLVDEAGIPAGPVSDVEDALYNEQTDARNAVTTIEDDERGEIPVIEHPLNYGRSESGFESPPPRLGEHNRDVFRDLGYDEDEIDELADRGAFGDGE, via the coding sequence ATGACAGGCGACCGCATCCTCGAGGGCGTCCGCGTCCTCGACCTGACGACGTTCGTTACCGGCGGCTTCTGCTCGCTGATGCTCGCGAACCAGGGCGCAGAGGTTGTGAAGGTAGAACGACCCGGCGCCGGCGACGACAACCGCCACTCCGGCCCCCCGTTCATCGACGGCGAATCGCCGTACTTCTGGACGGTCAACTACGGCAAACAGAGCGTCGAACTCGACCTCAAAAGCGAAGCCGGCCGAGAAGCGCTGTACGAACTCGCGAGCGAAGCCGACGTCTTCATCCAGAACTACCGACCGGGCACCGCAGCGCGACTGGACGTCGACGAGGAGACGATTCGCGCGCACAACGACGAGATCATCTACTGTGCGATCTCGGCGTTCGGCCAGACCGGCCCCTGGCGCGAACGGCCGGGATACGACCTGCTCGTCCAGGGGATGAGCGGGATCATGAGCGTCACGGGCGAGCCCGACGGTCGGCCCCTCAAGGTCGGGCTGCCGACGACCGATCTGATCACCGCGATGTGGGCCGCCTTCGGCATCTCGACGGCCCTCTACCGCCGGGAGCGTACCGGCGAGGGCGAGTACATCGACTTAGCGATGCTAGACGCCGCCCTGCCGTGGCTCACGAAGCAGGCGGGAAAGGTCTTCGCCGGCGAGTCACCCTCGCGCATGGGGACGAAAGATCCGGTGCTCGCGCCCTACCAGACGTTCGAGACGAAAGACGGCTACATCAACGTCGCCTGCCTCAACCAGAAGCTCTGGCGGGCGCTCTGTACGGCGATCGACCGGCCAGAACTGGCCGAGGACGAGCGCTTCGCGACCAACGCCGACCGCGTCGAGCACATGGACGAACTCGAGGCCGAACTCGAGGAGACCCTCCAGGAGCTGACGACCAGCGAGTGGATGACGCTGCTGGTCGACGAAGCGGGGATTCCGGCCGGACCAGTCTCGGACGTCGAGGACGCGCTGTACAACGAGCAGACCGACGCACGAAACGCCGTGACGACGATCGAAGACGACGAACGCGGCGAGATTCCGGTGATCGAGCATCCCCTCAACTACGGCCGGTCTGAGAGCGGCTTCGAGTCGCCGCCGCCCCGACTCGGCGAACACAACCGAGACGTCTTCCGGGACCTTGGCTACGACGAGGACGAAATCGACGAGCTTGCCGACCGAGGTGCGTTCGGCGATGGAGAGTGA
- a CDS encoding group 1 truncated hemoglobin, with amino-acid sequence MTSQALYERLGRNDGVGTVVDRFYEKVLADDSLEHFFEDVDMQAQRAHQTQFISAVAGGPVEYDGEEMDAAHDHLEITPDDFEAIATYLAETLVEFDVDPEDREAVLEAVASYEDEIVTQPA; translated from the coding sequence ATGACCTCCCAGGCGCTGTACGAGCGACTCGGCCGGAACGATGGGGTCGGCACTGTCGTCGATCGCTTCTACGAGAAGGTCCTCGCCGACGACTCGCTCGAACACTTCTTCGAAGACGTCGACATGCAGGCCCAGCGAGCCCACCAGACCCAATTTATCAGCGCCGTCGCCGGCGGACCCGTCGAGTACGACGGCGAGGAGATGGACGCCGCACACGACCACCTCGAGATCACGCCCGACGATTTCGAGGCCATCGCGACGTACCTGGCGGAGACGCTCGTCGAGTTCGACGTCGATCCGGAGGATCGGGAGGCGGTGCTCGAGGCCGTCGCGAGCTACGAGGACGAGATTGTCACGCAGCCTGCCTGA
- a CDS encoding DHH family phosphoesterase, whose product MTGPVPELADHAQACAERLLAADRVLLASHIDADGLTSAAVAATALERASIPFETVFEKQLDEPAIERIAATEYETVLFTDFGSGQLDVICAHADGAFTPVIADHHQPATDEGRSRIDTEYHLNPLLVGINGASELSGAGTSYVLARALAAESGGTTATTEAETATDGGTAACAGASTTGNRDLAALAVVGAVGDMQASGGELHGANENIVEEGVAAGVLETATDLAVYGTQTRPLPKLLEYATDVRIPGISNDANGALRFLDGLDLELKRDGEWRRWSGLTPEEKQTVASALVRRAVERGVPAGKIDDLVGTSYVLTQEPVGTELRDASEFSTLLNATARYERADVGLGVCLGNREGALERARSLLREHRRNLSAGIDLVTEEGVTVEAHVQWFDAGDRIRETIVGIVAGMAMGNDGVSARKPIVAFAAKSEAETKVSARGTHRLVRDGLDLSAAISEAARTVGGDGGGHDVAAGATVPAGAEQEFVEQIDDLIGEQLS is encoded by the coding sequence ATGACCGGGCCAGTTCCAGAACTCGCCGACCACGCACAGGCGTGCGCCGAGCGCCTGCTCGCCGCCGATCGCGTGCTGCTGGCCTCGCACATCGACGCAGACGGGCTGACCAGCGCCGCGGTCGCCGCGACCGCACTCGAGCGCGCGTCGATTCCGTTCGAGACGGTCTTCGAGAAACAGTTAGACGAACCCGCGATCGAACGGATCGCGGCCACTGAGTACGAGACCGTCCTCTTTACCGACTTCGGGAGCGGGCAACTCGACGTGATCTGTGCGCACGCAGACGGCGCGTTCACGCCCGTGATCGCCGACCATCACCAGCCCGCGACGGACGAGGGGAGGTCGCGCATCGACACCGAATACCACCTCAATCCGCTGCTGGTCGGCATCAATGGCGCTTCGGAACTATCGGGCGCCGGTACGAGCTACGTGCTGGCGCGGGCGCTAGCCGCAGAGAGCGGCGGCACAACAGCCACGACCGAAGCGGAGACCGCCACAGACGGGGGCACTGCCGCCTGCGCGGGCGCGTCCACAACCGGAAACCGGGATCTGGCCGCCCTGGCGGTCGTCGGCGCCGTCGGCGACATGCAGGCCTCCGGCGGCGAGCTTCACGGAGCCAACGAGAACATCGTCGAAGAGGGCGTCGCAGCCGGCGTGCTCGAGACTGCGACCGACCTCGCAGTGTATGGCACACAGACCCGACCGCTGCCGAAGCTACTCGAGTACGCGACCGACGTCCGCATTCCGGGCATCTCGAACGACGCCAACGGCGCATTGCGATTTCTCGACGGACTCGATCTCGAGTTGAAGCGAGACGGGGAGTGGCGTCGATGGTCGGGGCTCACCCCCGAGGAGAAACAAACCGTGGCCAGCGCGCTGGTCAGGCGCGCGGTTGAGCGCGGTGTTCCAGCCGGAAAGATCGACGATCTCGTCGGTACCTCCTACGTCCTGACGCAAGAGCCAGTCGGCACGGAGCTGCGCGACGCAAGCGAGTTCTCGACGCTGCTCAACGCCACCGCGCGCTACGAGCGCGCTGACGTCGGTCTCGGCGTCTGTCTGGGCAACCGGGAAGGCGCGCTCGAACGAGCCCGAAGCCTCCTGCGGGAACACCGGCGAAATCTCTCCGCAGGGATCGATCTCGTGACCGAGGAGGGGGTAACGGTCGAAGCGCACGTCCAGTGGTTCGACGCGGGCGATCGGATCCGCGAGACCATCGTCGGCATCGTTGCGGGGATGGCGATGGGCAACGACGGTGTCAGCGCTCGAAAGCCGATCGTAGCCTTCGCTGCGAAAAGCGAAGCAGAGACGAAAGTCTCTGCGCGGGGAACACATCGACTCGTCCGCGACGGGCTCGACCTCTCGGCTGCGATAAGCGAGGCCGCTCGCACGGTGGGTGGCGACGGCGGCGGCCACGACGTTGCGGCGGGCGCGACGGTTCCCGCGGGCGCCGAGCAGGAGTTCGTCGAACAGATCGACGACCTCATCGGCGAACAGCTCTCCTGA